Proteins encoded within one genomic window of Glycine soja cultivar W05 chromosome 1, ASM419377v2, whole genome shotgun sequence:
- the LOC114421510 gene encoding zinc finger CCCH domain-containing protein 62-like translates to MDHTRGKNAVMVLSSEDEEEEEDSDCEESDCDEASESDDGDVDDSSLSNKVVALLREGKDIESLKLNECKAYLRNHGLRIAGNRDVCVARIKEHWRLKHGSGYTLYPRSSFTINCTGDVCMGDVVLFRQKVYEKFDKVTRHGKTLGNRTVAGRVVKESYGAAKQQHTFTVEVLWSSGVRKLPPLSPLLVKGRNLYKQKTYRQRWKNEADRIEVLREKHGRGAAARSIRSLKRKNKSCYANESKGSKRQHEIHTKKQSKIGRSNVVDKVRHQDGSKRANNFQPREVTSSSQATQKEKASSRASRYTRGRHNSAEFDRYQVPVYPLHNYPQYTPSRNEPSEFFYHIRDLIPNMTEFPPSRPRVGEFASRSQLPVSNDICHARTNLYDFEMRNYGWRKYDI, encoded by the exons ATGGATCATACGAGAGGAAAGAACGCAGTGATGGTTCTATCTtctgaagatgaagaagaagaagaagacagcGATTGCGAAGAAAGCGATTGCGATGAAGCGTCCGAATCCGATGACGGTGACGTTGATGATTCCTCCCTCTCCAACAAAGTCGTCGCCCTCCTTCGAG AAGGAAAAGATATCGAATCTTTGAAATTAAACGAATGCAAAGCGTATCTACGGAATCATGGCTTGAGGATCGCAGGAAATAGAGATGTTTGTGTTGCCAGGATAAAGGAGCATTGGAG GTTAAAACATGGAAGTGGCTACACGCTATACCCGAGATCGTCCTTTACCATTAATTGTACTG GTGATGTCTGCATGGGAGATGTTGTTCTGTTCAGACAGAAAGTTTATGAAAA GTTTGATAAAGTGACTCGGCATGGAAAAACTCTAGGAAACAGAACTGTTGCTGGGAGGGTTGTGAAGGAGAGCTATGGTGCAGCTAAACAACAGCATACCTTTACT GTTGAGGTGTTGTGGAGTAGTGGGGTTAGGAAATTGCCTCCACTATCTCCTTTGCTTGTAAAGGGCCGGAATCTCTATAAACAGAAAACTTACAGACAG AGATGGAAAAATGAAGCTGATAGAATCGAGGTGCTTCGTGAGAAGCACGGACGTGGTGCAGCAGCGAGATCTATAAGATCATTGAAGCGAAAAAATAAAAGCTGTTATGCAAATGAATCTAAAG GTTCAAAACGGCAGCATGAAATCCATactaaaaaacaatcaaaaataGGAAGATCCAATGTAGTAGACAAGGTTAGGCACCAAGATGGCTCCAAAAGAGCAAACAACTTTCAACCTCGAGAGGTCACTTCATCAAGTCAAGCAACACAGAAGGAGAAAGCATCTTCAAGAGCCTCCAGATACACAAGGGGAAGGCACAATTCGGCTGAATTTGACCGCTACCAAGTTCCAGTTTATCCATTACACAATTATCCACAGTACACACCAAGCAGGAATGAGCCAAGTGAGTTCTTTTATCACATCAGAGACCTAATTCCAAATATGACAGAATTCCCACCTTCCAGGCCTCGTGTTGGTGAATTCGCATCTAGATCCCAACTTCCAGTATCCAACGATATTTGTCATGCTCGTACAAACCTATACGACTTTGAAATGAGGAATTATGGATGGAGGAAATACGATATATGA